The Fortiea contorta PCC 7126 genome has a segment encoding these proteins:
- a CDS encoding response regulator transcription factor, which produces MIRLLLVDDQTIVRQGLKSLLESQPDLQVIADAENGQQALKQIEMLSSKLQQPDVILMDIRMPVMDGVAATQIVSQRYPSIKILILTTFDDDEYVSQAMRFGAKGYLLKDTSSTDLAVAIRAVHQGYTHLGPGLFEKALNNPISVSTQPAIPPELAELSPREREVLHLIASGHSNREIAQTLYITERTVKNHVTSILSRLNLRDRTQAAIFSTTFLSNRQ; this is translated from the coding sequence ATAATTCGGCTACTATTAGTAGACGATCAAACCATCGTTCGTCAGGGATTAAAAAGTTTACTAGAGTCACAGCCAGATTTGCAAGTAATCGCAGATGCAGAAAACGGTCAACAAGCTTTAAAGCAAATAGAAATGTTGTCTTCAAAGTTACAGCAGCCAGATGTAATATTGATGGATATCCGGATGCCTGTAATGGATGGTGTCGCTGCTACCCAGATTGTTAGCCAACGCTACCCTAGCATTAAAATTCTCATATTAACTACCTTTGATGATGATGAGTATGTATCACAAGCTATGCGCTTCGGCGCCAAAGGCTATTTACTAAAAGATACCTCTTCTACTGATTTAGCAGTTGCTATCCGGGCTGTGCATCAGGGTTATACCCATCTTGGCCCAGGACTATTTGAAAAAGCTTTAAATAATCCGATATCAGTATCGACTCAGCCAGCGATACCGCCGGAATTAGCAGAACTTTCGCCCAGAGAAAGGGAAGTTTTGCATTTAATCGCCTCTGGACACAGCAATCGAGAAATTGCCCAAACCCTTTATATTACAGAAAGAACAGTTAAAAATCACGTCACTAGTATCCTCAGTCGATTAAACTTGCGCGATCGCACTCAAGCAGCAATATTTTCTACCACATTTTTATCTAATAGGCAATAG
- a CDS encoding sensor histidine kinase, translating into MARSIKFQTHPFRLLLYLEWILLGITVLPMFPLGEIFQLRSLFGIPPAPHGLPSPFSSLTILSIFGFGLMGLKLPKRQIDKLLYTALELGLILIATDIGGRNNNFSLLYLIVVIRSCLIFSPQGRLIVAGLVFISFLLTSFIPIFNISSLQAPIIKPMPGQSMPWAIAPPPPPRPPAPLRYQITADEVKFLMLNLTLNTALLFGLVLVFVLLLVNALLAERQSRQKLAQAHNQLQQYALRIEDQATLQERNRIAREIHDSLGHYLTAQSIQLENAMLFCQTNVEKTEIFLTAAKKLGSNALKEVRQSVASLRVDPLQGQSLENAIANLLLNFQNMTNIQPNCCVNISQSLTSDVSTASYRIIQEALTNIYKHSQATQVTLELQTEAGMLSLLVEDNGQGFNPEQNTTGFGLQGMLERTLALGGKLQIISQPADGCRIQAIMPILNR; encoded by the coding sequence GTGGCTCGCTCAATTAAATTCCAAACTCACCCTTTTCGCTTACTCCTTTATTTAGAGTGGATTCTACTAGGAATTACAGTATTACCAATGTTTCCTTTAGGTGAAATCTTTCAGCTAAGAAGCCTTTTTGGGATTCCACCTGCGCCACATGGTCTACCATCACCTTTTTCTTCACTAACAATCCTCAGCATTTTTGGATTTGGATTGATGGGGTTGAAATTACCTAAGCGTCAAATTGATAAGTTGCTTTACACAGCTTTGGAATTGGGACTAATTTTAATTGCTACAGATATAGGAGGGCGCAATAATAATTTTTCTTTACTCTATCTAATTGTAGTAATTCGTAGTTGCTTAATTTTCTCACCCCAAGGTCGGTTAATAGTTGCTGGGTTGGTATTTATTTCATTTTTACTAACTTCATTTATTCCTATTTTCAATATTTCTTCTCTACAAGCACCAATTATTAAACCTATGCCCGGTCAATCAATGCCTTGGGCGATCGCACCACCACCACCCCCAAGACCACCAGCTCCATTACGATACCAAATTACTGCTGATGAAGTTAAATTTTTGATGTTGAATCTCACATTAAATACAGCTTTATTATTTGGTTTAGTGTTAGTATTTGTGTTGTTATTAGTTAATGCTTTATTAGCAGAACGTCAAAGTAGGCAAAAACTAGCCCAAGCCCACAATCAACTACAACAATATGCTTTGCGGATTGAAGATCAAGCAACTCTACAAGAACGTAATCGCATAGCTCGCGAAATTCATGATTCTTTAGGGCATTATTTAACGGCTCAAAGTATCCAATTAGAAAATGCTATGTTATTTTGCCAAACCAATGTAGAAAAAACGGAAATATTTTTAACCGCAGCGAAAAAATTAGGATCGAATGCTCTCAAAGAAGTGCGCCAATCTGTTGCATCTCTGCGTGTTGACCCTCTACAAGGTCAATCTTTAGAAAATGCGATCGCCAATTTGCTGCTTAATTTCCAAAACATGACCAATATACAGCCAAATTGTTGTGTTAACATATCACAATCATTGACTTCCGATGTTAGCACAGCCAGTTATCGTATTATTCAAGAAGCATTAACTAATATTTACAAGCATAGTCAAGCAACGCAAGTAACATTAGAATTGCAAACGGAAGCAGGAATGTTATCCCTATTAGTAGAAGATAATGGTCAAGGCTTCAATCCTGAACAGAATACCACAGGTTTTGGACTCCAAGGAATGTTAGAACGCACCTTAGCTTTAGGAGGAAAATTGCAAATTATCAGTCAACCAGCAGATGGTTGTCGAATTCAAGCTATCATGCCAATTCTTAACAGGTGA
- a CDS encoding Spy/CpxP family protein refolding chaperone encodes MKLKFVSILAGTISFITLFTNAGIFSTQAQTVHNQLQLIPTIAQIPHGRPPFPPLEELNLTTEQQAQVREIMEEMRPQLEAIKPRQLQLTPEQKQQFEAGQPVQVTLIPPTAEEKAKMEQVMQNVKQKLDKILTSEQRQKLEELQQKPKNTNRLINSKLNL; translated from the coding sequence ATGAAACTTAAATTTGTTTCCATCTTAGCTGGCACAATTAGCTTCATCACTTTGTTTACTAATGCAGGAATTTTTTCCACTCAAGCGCAAACAGTACATAACCAATTGCAACTAATACCTACAATAGCGCAAATACCACATGGAAGACCACCATTCCCGCCACTAGAAGAACTCAATTTAACGACAGAACAGCAGGCACAGGTGAGAGAAATTATGGAAGAAATGCGCCCTCAATTAGAAGCAATCAAACCTCGACAATTGCAACTAACACCAGAACAAAAACAACAATTTGAAGCTGGTCAACCTGTCCAAGTTACGCTGATTCCTCCCACCGCTGAAGAAAAAGCAAAAATGGAACAAGTCATGCAGAATGTTAAACAAAAACTAGATAAAATTCTCACATCTGAACAGCGACAAAAATTGGAAGAATTGCAGCAAAAACCTAAAAATACAAATCGCTTAATTAATTCAAAGCTGAATTTGTAA
- a CDS encoding alkaline phosphatase D family protein, which translates to MDRHQLEQIFSSRMSRRRLLVEVGVMTGLAISTKFSHTMPIGPDMKLYRRLTYGNLAEFNVMDTRQYRTDQPCGDGKKARCAEALAPEATLTGTRQEKWLFQGLDRSHAKWNILAQQVIISQIDRTVGLGQTFNMDVWDGYYANRQRVLNFLQERQPSNPVVLAGDVHSNWAMDLKLDFDQPDSNTVGSEFVCTSISSGGNGADTSASVQAYLPENPHIKFYNGQRGYIRCQITPHVWQTDYRVVATVTVPDAPINTRASFIVESGQPGVRLA; encoded by the coding sequence ATGGATCGTCATCAGCTAGAGCAAATATTTTCAAGCCGCATGAGTCGCCGTCGCCTGTTAGTTGAGGTAGGGGTGATGACCGGATTGGCTATTTCTACCAAATTTTCTCACACTATGCCAATCGGCCCAGATATGAAGTTATATCGGCGGTTGACCTACGGCAATTTGGCAGAATTCAACGTCATGGATACCCGTCAGTACCGAACAGACCAACCATGCGGCGATGGTAAAAAAGCCCGCTGTGCAGAAGCGCTCGCGCCAGAAGCTACTTTGACCGGCACACGTCAAGAAAAATGGCTGTTTCAAGGTCTAGACCGCTCTCACGCCAAATGGAATATCCTCGCCCAGCAAGTGATCATATCCCAAATTGATCGCACAGTCGGGCTAGGGCAGACCTTCAACATGGATGTGTGGGATGGTTACTATGCTAATCGTCAGCGGGTGCTAAATTTCTTGCAAGAGCGTCAGCCATCTAACCCTGTTGTACTAGCCGGCGATGTGCATAGCAATTGGGCTATGGATTTAAAACTAGACTTCGATCAGCCTGATTCTAATACAGTAGGTAGCGAATTTGTCTGCACATCTATCAGTTCTGGTGGTAATGGCGCAGACACCAGTGCCTCAGTCCAAGCCTACCTTCCCGAAAATCCTCACATCAAGTTCTACAACGGTCAGCGAGGCTATATCCGCTGCCAGATCACACCCCATGTTTGGCAAACTGACTACCGTGTAGTAGCGACGGTTACAGTACCAGATGCACCCATCAATACCCGTGCCTCGTTTATTGTCGAAAGTGGACAGCCTGGCGTTCGACTTGCTTAA
- a CDS encoding GNAT family N-acetyltransferase — MVQPILQISDHLSFPKIVMQLIETFSTRRLLAERLCFQHLNELYRMHQDQQVMATLGGVRSDEATRLLILNNLNHWQQYEFGLWVFRDKTNHQFVGRAGLRNINVEGNNEIELAYALMANFWGKGLATEMGEEILKIGFELLNLPEIVCFTLTTNKASQRVMEKLGFKYERDIIHANLPHLFYRLTV, encoded by the coding sequence ATGGTGCAACCAATTTTACAAATCTCAGACCACCTGAGCTTTCCTAAAATAGTTATGCAATTAATAGAGACATTTTCTACACGCCGATTGCTTGCTGAACGTCTGTGTTTTCAACATTTGAATGAACTTTACCGTATGCACCAAGATCAGCAAGTTATGGCGACTTTAGGTGGTGTGCGTTCTGATGAAGCAACACGGTTGTTGATTCTCAATAACTTAAATCATTGGCAACAATATGAATTCGGTTTGTGGGTCTTTCGAGATAAAACTAATCATCAATTTGTTGGTCGTGCTGGTCTTCGTAATATTAACGTAGAAGGTAATAACGAGATTGAATTAGCTTATGCTTTAATGGCTAATTTTTGGGGTAAAGGATTAGCAACAGAGATGGGTGAAGAAATATTGAAAATTGGATTTGAACTTCTAAATTTGCCTGAAATAGTCTGCTTTACACTGACAACTAACAAAGCGTCTCAACGCGTGATGGAAAAGTTAGGATTTAAATATGAACGCGACATTATTCATGCAAACCTACCCCACTTATTCTATCGATTAACAGTTTAA
- a CDS encoding metal ABC transporter permease, with protein sequence MDYLPITELAIANGSDLVSLLQFPFMQRAIVGAVLMGILGGLLGSFATLRQLSFFSHAVGHAALVGVALGVLLQVNPTGTLLPFTLVFGVVVLYLIDKTDLASDSILSIILSGALAIGVILTSLIQGYRGNLMAVLFGDILAIDATDLILTLLLLMGGSVFVLSSLRQQILLTLNPDVAKVQGIPIQFYRYGFVVLLSLAVALAIKAVGVLLVNAFLVIPASTAKLMSHNFTRFLVMSVIIGCTSSVVGIIASGVFNIASGPSIVLVQFLVFIAVFIGVKLTAQMV encoded by the coding sequence ATGGATTATTTGCCAATAACTGAACTAGCGATCGCTAATGGTAGTGATTTAGTAAGTTTATTACAGTTCCCATTTATGCAGCGAGCGATCGTCGGTGCAGTGTTGATGGGAATTTTGGGCGGGTTGTTGGGTAGTTTTGCGACTCTGCGCCAGCTATCTTTTTTTAGCCATGCTGTCGGTCACGCAGCGTTAGTTGGTGTAGCTTTGGGTGTGCTCTTGCAGGTGAATCCCACAGGAACCCTATTACCGTTTACCTTAGTTTTTGGTGTTGTCGTTCTCTACTTAATCGATAAAACAGATTTAGCTAGTGATAGCATCCTCAGTATTATTCTTTCAGGGGCATTAGCGATCGGCGTCATTCTCACTAGTCTAATTCAAGGATATCGCGGTAACTTGATGGCAGTGCTGTTTGGCGACATTCTCGCTATCGACGCCACGGATTTAATTTTGACGCTGCTGCTACTCATGGGAGGTAGCGTGTTTGTGTTATCTTCCCTACGACAACAAATTTTGTTGACTCTTAACCCAGATGTGGCAAAGGTTCAAGGTATCCCCATCCAATTTTATCGATATGGATTCGTAGTCTTACTATCTCTGGCTGTGGCTTTGGCAATTAAAGCTGTGGGCGTGCTGCTAGTCAACGCTTTTCTCGTCATCCCCGCATCTACAGCCAAACTCATGAGTCATAATTTTACTCGTTTTTTGGTGATGTCTGTAATTATTGGTTGTACGAGTAGTGTAGTAGGGATCATAGCTTCGGGTGTGTTTAACATAGCCTCCGGCCCTAGTATAGTGCTGGTGCAGTTTTTGGTATTCATTGCTGTTTTCATCGGGGTCAAGTTGACGGCGCAGATGGTGTAA
- a CDS encoding DUF3285 domain-containing protein, translated as MSDSQVKERQPSYVKLAMRNMVRKGGTSLKHFALTTLGLLAVFVGLAYLTR; from the coding sequence ATGAGTGACTCTCAGGTCAAAGAACGCCAACCCAGCTATGTGAAACTCGCCATGCGAAACATGGTACGCAAGGGTGGTACTTCTCTCAAGCATTTTGCGCTGACCACTTTGGGGCTTCTAGCTGTCTTTGTCGGTCTTGCATACCTCACCCGCTGA
- the ybeY gene encoding rRNA maturation RNase YbeY: protein MLVELDVQNYFDELSPKASINFGDDSAPLTTETWENWFNQWLQILEDDLPTASGYEIGLRLTNDAEIETLNAQFRHQNRPTDVLSFPALEVDFPENQELLNSEPLYLGDIVISVDTAQRQAQQQQHNLSTELAWLAAHGLLHLLGWDHPDEESLMHMLIQQVILLKAISITIDIE from the coding sequence GTGCTTGTTGAACTAGACGTACAGAATTATTTTGATGAGTTGTCCCCAAAAGCATCTATAAATTTTGGGGATGACTCTGCTCCTCTAACCACCGAGACTTGGGAAAATTGGTTTAATCAGTGGTTACAAATCCTAGAAGATGATTTACCGACAGCATCAGGCTACGAAATTGGACTGCGTTTGACAAACGACGCAGAAATTGAAACTCTCAACGCCCAGTTCCGTCATCAAAATCGACCAACAGATGTTTTGTCTTTTCCGGCTTTAGAAGTTGATTTTCCTGAAAATCAAGAACTGCTGAATTCTGAGCCGTTGTATCTAGGTGATATCGTGATTTCCGTAGATACCGCCCAACGTCAAGCTCAACAACAACAACATAATCTGTCAACAGAACTAGCTTGGTTAGCTGCTCACGGTTTACTGCACCTTTTAGGTTGGGATCATCCTGATGAAGAAAGTTTGATGCATATGCTGATTCAGCAAGTAATATTACTGAAGGCAATAAGTATCACTATTGACATAGAATAA
- a CDS encoding diacylglycerol kinase family protein, producing the protein MSQKVSPPPTSTNCLPTLVAKERELSWQVASNILVSFRYAWAGIVYGFQTQRNFRIHVSVCGLAIALSIFLHLQAVEIAVIGITSGLVLALELLNTAIESVVDLTVKQTYHELAKIAKDCAAGAVLISALVAVLVAGILLLPPLAHLIVSAL; encoded by the coding sequence ATGTCCCAAAAAGTTTCACCGCCACCAACATCGACAAACTGCTTACCCACACTTGTGGCCAAAGAACGGGAATTATCCTGGCAAGTAGCCTCTAATATATTAGTAAGTTTTCGCTATGCTTGGGCTGGAATCGTTTATGGTTTCCAGACGCAGCGTAACTTCCGCATCCACGTCAGTGTTTGTGGTTTAGCGATCGCTCTGAGCATCTTTTTGCATCTGCAAGCTGTGGAAATAGCAGTTATCGGCATCACCAGCGGTTTAGTTTTGGCTCTAGAGTTACTCAATACCGCCATTGAGTCAGTGGTTGACTTAACTGTGAAGCAAACTTACCATGAATTGGCAAAAATTGCTAAAGATTGTGCTGCCGGTGCTGTGTTAATTTCGGCCCTAGTCGCTGTATTAGTAGCAGGTATACTCTTACTCCCCCCCCTCGCCCACTTGATCGTCTCGGCTTTGTAA
- a CDS encoding anthranilate synthase component II, with translation MIIVIDNYDSFTYNLVQYLGELAVEFSVAEDIQVFRNDKISIDEIQALNPDVVVISPGPGRPEDAGISLDLIAQLGSHLPILGVCLGHQSIGQVFGGKIIPAPELMHGKTSQVSHTGVGVFQGLENPLTATRYHSLVIDRETCPDVLEITAWVEDGTIMGVRHRNYRHIQGVQFHPESVLTSSGKQLLRNFLEQLQSRE, from the coding sequence GTGATTATTGTTATAGACAATTACGATAGTTTTACATATAACTTAGTGCAGTATCTAGGAGAACTAGCGGTAGAGTTCTCGGTTGCAGAAGATATCCAAGTTTTTCGTAACGACAAAATATCCATAGATGAAATTCAAGCCTTAAATCCTGATGTTGTCGTCATTTCCCCAGGGCCAGGTCGGCCAGAAGACGCCGGTATATCTTTAGATTTAATTGCACAATTAGGTTCTCATTTGCCAATTTTGGGAGTGTGTCTGGGACATCAGAGTATTGGTCAAGTATTCGGTGGTAAAATTATCCCAGCTCCAGAGTTGATGCATGGCAAAACTTCTCAGGTGTCTCACACCGGGGTCGGGGTTTTCCAAGGATTAGAAAATCCACTCACTGCAACCAGATATCATAGTTTGGTGATTGACCGGGAAACTTGCCCTGATGTGTTAGAAATTACTGCTTGGGTTGAAGATGGTACGATTATGGGCGTGCGACATCGGAACTATCGTCACATCCAAGGCGTCCAGTTTCACCCAGAGAGTGTCCTGACGTCTTCAGGTAAACAGCTACTGCGAAACTTTCTGGAACAATTACAGTCGAGAGAGTAA
- a CDS encoding MBL fold metallo-hydrolase gives MKRRQLIGYAGAGLVGTVLTTLKSEFPADAQSSSLSVRWLGHTCFLFTGGGVKVLVNPFRTIGCTAKYRPPKVEADLVLISSQLLDEGAVDGLPGNPKLIYEAGVYEFKGIKIQGFSIDHDRKGGKQFGMNTAWSWKQEGISILHLGGAAAPISFEQKILMGRPDVALIPVGGSAKAYTPQEAKQAIQILNPKLVIPTHYRTAAADTATCDLSPVDEFLTVMQGTTVRRGENDTINITPGTLPESSVIQTLSYKF, from the coding sequence ATGAAACGACGACAGTTGATAGGCTATGCTGGGGCGGGGCTGGTAGGAACTGTTTTGACTACCTTAAAATCTGAATTTCCAGCTGATGCACAATCTAGTAGTTTATCAGTGCGGTGGTTGGGTCATACTTGCTTTCTGTTTACGGGTGGCGGTGTGAAAGTTCTTGTCAATCCATTTCGGACGATTGGTTGTACTGCAAAGTATCGTCCGCCGAAAGTCGAGGCTGATTTAGTACTGATTAGCAGTCAACTGCTAGATGAAGGTGCTGTGGATGGATTACCGGGAAATCCTAAACTGATTTATGAAGCGGGAGTTTATGAGTTTAAAGGTATTAAGATCCAAGGGTTCAGTATAGACCACGATCGCAAAGGTGGTAAACAATTCGGGATGAATACTGCTTGGAGTTGGAAGCAAGAAGGAATTAGTATCCTCCACTTGGGAGGCGCTGCTGCGCCCATTTCCTTTGAGCAGAAAATCCTCATGGGGCGTCCTGATGTGGCGCTGATTCCCGTGGGGGGTAGCGCTAAAGCTTACACTCCTCAGGAAGCCAAGCAAGCAATTCAGATTTTAAACCCCAAATTGGTGATTCCTACTCACTACCGCACAGCAGCAGCGGATACAGCTACCTGCGATCTTTCTCCAGTCGATGAATTTCTCACTGTGATGCAAGGAACCACGGTGCGTCGCGGTGAAAATGACACTATTAATATTACTCCTGGTACCTTACCAGAAAGCAGTGTAATTCAAACTTTGAGTTATAAATTTTAA
- a CDS encoding FG-GAP repeat domain-containing protein, translating into MTPNDKNHMLESQNPSVLSLDTNNWARQSLQFTNQLSENLGDLSLSSFSGRSSSTAENPSTTPTLPNIQLPLVGANPNPNPYLTSAAIVPDFNGDGKTDKVWVDQTTGELKVRLMNGSSVIAEGSNKDNGDVKGTLGAIQLTPTTTSKIADFNGDGKTDLLLRDQSTGRNQIFLMNGVDAPTVIALDSVDAAWTPLIGDFNGDRKTDIFWRNTKTGENAIWLIDATQPQAVTSATVIDAQDATWNPTMVDFDGNGKTDIFWRSTAGENSAWFMDGTQANKSALETLDANWTSSVGDFNGDYKTDILWRNNQTGENAVWVTNSLLPNNIFFTTGSLKTLDSNWKSNIGDFNGDGKTDVFWHNEATGENTSWLMDGTALTTETFLSPTSTSSKASFGDFNGDGKTDIFWRDYAGGADEVWTTNGNGTTVTRTPVADKDKLSPVKLGGDGQPVLGADGKPIQQWITF; encoded by the coding sequence ATGACACCTAACGATAAAAACCACATGTTAGAGAGCCAAAACCCATCAGTATTATCTTTGGATACCAACAATTGGGCAAGACAATCTTTGCAATTTACCAATCAATTATCAGAAAATCTTGGTGATTTAAGTTTGAGTTCTTTTAGTGGACGCAGCAGTTCCACAGCAGAAAATCCAAGCACCACACCAACATTACCAAACATCCAATTACCATTGGTGGGAGCTAATCCTAATCCCAATCCTTACTTAACTAGTGCTGCAATTGTGCCTGATTTTAACGGTGACGGTAAAACCGATAAAGTTTGGGTTGATCAAACAACCGGTGAATTGAAAGTGAGGCTGATGAATGGTTCATCAGTGATTGCTGAGGGTTCCAACAAAGATAATGGTGATGTCAAAGGAACTCTGGGCGCTATTCAACTAACCCCCACCACAACTTCCAAAATTGCTGATTTCAACGGTGATGGTAAGACAGATTTACTGTTGCGAGATCAATCCACAGGAAGAAATCAAATTTTCCTAATGAATGGCGTAGACGCACCGACCGTCATCGCTTTAGACTCAGTTGACGCCGCTTGGACTCCCTTAATTGGTGATTTCAATGGCGATCGCAAAACCGATATTTTCTGGCGCAACACCAAAACAGGTGAAAACGCCATTTGGCTGATTGATGCTACCCAACCCCAAGCCGTTACCAGCGCCACCGTCATCGATGCCCAAGACGCCACCTGGAATCCCACAATGGTTGATTTTGACGGTAATGGCAAAACAGACATCTTCTGGCGCAGCACAGCAGGAGAAAACAGCGCTTGGTTCATGGATGGGACACAAGCCAATAAGAGCGCATTAGAGACGCTAGATGCAAACTGGACTTCCAGCGTCGGCGATTTCAACGGCGACTATAAAACAGACATCCTCTGGCGCAACAATCAAACAGGCGAAAACGCTGTTTGGGTAACGAATTCTCTGTTACCAAATAACATCTTCTTCACCACTGGTTCTCTAAAAACTCTCGACTCCAACTGGAAATCTAACATTGGTGATTTCAACGGCGACGGTAAAACCGATGTTTTCTGGCACAATGAAGCCACCGGAGAAAACACCTCTTGGCTGATGGATGGTACAGCACTCACCACCGAAACCTTCCTCTCACCCACTTCCACATCTTCAAAAGCGTCCTTTGGTGACTTCAACGGTGACGGTAAGACAGACATTTTCTGGCGCGATTACGCTGGTGGCGCCGATGAAGTTTGGACAACCAACGGTAACGGTACAACAGTAACCAGAACCCCTGTAGCAGATAAAGATAAGCTTTCTCCAGTTAAACTCGGAGGAGACGGTCAACCAGTATTGGGCGCAGACGGTAAACCCATCCAACAATGGATCACTTTCTAA